The following nucleotide sequence is from Photobacterium gaetbulicola Gung47.
GTAAGTTAGATCTGTTGATAGATTATTGCTCAATTTATATTGAGCACCAACTTGCCCACCCCATACAAAATCTGTTGAGCTATTGCTGCTCCATGAATTTTTTATCTTAGTATCAGAGTATCCCATCGTTGCACCCGCAAACAGATTCACCTTTTGATGAACAGGGATCAAGTAATCATAAGAAGCAAGATACATGTTCTGGGTATAATCATTAGCAAAAATGCCGTCAAACTTACTCTCGTAGTAACTGTATGTCGCCGTTAATCGGTGCTGGTCGTTAACAATGACACCACCACGGAACTGGTATGAGACATCTTCAACATTCTTGTTCGAATACATCGAAGCACTCCTTTCGATCTTGTCATTCTGGTAGCCCACACCACCACCGACAAACCAATCTGTGGTGTTGGCCAATACAGGAGTAGCAGCAAAAGTGGCTAGAATAAGGGTCGACGCTACAGCATACTTTTTCATGTGTGGTTTCCTTGGATTCAGTGTTATATCTTGGCAGCTGTTTTCTCTGCCGTCTGGATAATGAACACTGTACACAATAAAACTGAACCCAACCTGAAAATAAAAAACACTGTTTTATTTGTAATTATTTGTTTCTGGTTGTAGAAAACACTTCACTATCTCAAGACATTCCGATATGGGAAGCCTGACTTGGCGGCACACCGAAATAGCGCTTAAACTCGCGGCTGAACTGGGTTGGGCTCTCATACCCGACTTTCAAGGCGGCGACATTGGCCGGCATTCCGTCTTGCGACATTAGAGTTTTTGCCTTGTTAAGCCGTATTTTCTTTATATATTGCAACGGAGGATCGGTAACGACCTGCTTGAAAGCGCGATGAAAGGCCGAGACACTCATCCCGGCCATGTCAGCCAACTCGTTAATCACCAACTTTTGATCGTAATGCGCCTGGACATGGGAGATCACCCGGCTCACCCGCGACAACGCGCTATCTTGTTTACAATATTGCGCCAGCAAATACCCCTGCTTACTTTTCAGTAGTTGGTAATAAAACTCACGTAATAACTGTTGGCCCAGCACGCGGGCGTCTAGCGGATCTTTCAAGCACCCCAAAAGTCGACACAGGCAATCTCGAATTTCAGGGGTAATTTTCGTCACCGCTACACCGCGGCCATAATCCTGTGCTTTCGGCATTTCACTATGCTGGTGCTGCTCGAGTGCATCGACAAGCTCTTGAATAATGGTGAGATCAAAATCAATATCCAAACCGATTAACGGCGCTTCGGGCGAGGCAAAAGTTTCGCAGGCAATAGGATATGGCGTTGCCACAATCAGGCAATGGTCAGTGTCATACTCAAAGCGGTAATCATTCAAGTGACCAATTTTATTGCCCTGCAAGATGACGACTACTCCCTGCTGGTACATTTGTGGTGTCATCTTGTGATACTGGTTGATCCTAAACAGCCTGATCCCAGGAACCTTCAGCTCGACAATGCCTGAGTCTGCTCCTAAGCCATAGTAATCACACAGCTCTTCGCCTCTTTCTAGACACCTTTTAGAGACAGAACCTGCAACAGAATCCATTACCCTCACCTCGCCAATTACGTGCTCTGTGCACCTGAACCGTTAGATCAAACCACAGCTTTGACAAAAAAACCAGTTGGCAAGAAACATGGCAATCTTGGCTACTCCCACAATGGTTATCTTTCCGCCCCTGATAAAAAAGTAGTTTTAGGCAAGCATTAAACAGTTTTGAGCACGCCAGTTTGAGAAGCATTAGCATAGACTGTGCGTATTCCCTAACGACATAATACGACACACACTGGAGATACTTCATGGACAAGTTTACTTACCAGAACCCTACCCGTATTCATTTTGGCGAAGGCCAGATCGCAGCCATTGCCAGCGATATTCCACAAGATAAAAAAGTCTTGGTGATTTACGGCGGCGGTTCTATCAAGAAAAACGGTGTATATGAGCAAGTAGAGGCAGCCCTGAGCGAACATAACTGGGGTGAGTTTTCCGGTGTAGAGCCTAACCCTCAGTACGACACGCTGATGAAAGCAGTAGAAAAAATCAAAGCCGAAGGGTTTGATTTCTTGCTTGCCGTCGGTGGCGGTTCGGTGATCGACGGCACGAAATTCATTGCTGCGGCAGCCGCTTACCAGGGCGAAGACCCATGGAATATTCTGGCTCAGCAGCACCCGGTAGAAAGTGCCCTGCCACTGGCGTGTGTGCTGACACTGCCGGCAACTGGCTCAGAGAGCAACATGGGCTCGGTCGTTTCTCGCGGCAAAGACAAACTGGCGTTCATGACCCCCAAAGTGCAGCCATTGTTCGCGGTACTAGACCCTACGACCACGCTGAGCCTGTCCCCTCGCCAGGTAGCCAACGGGGTTGTGGATGCCTATGTTCACGTGATGGAGCAGTACCTGACCTTCCCGGCCAACGCCAAGGTTCAGGACCGCTTTGCAGAAGGCCTGCTGCTGAACCTTATCGAAGAGGGACCCAAAGCCCTCGCGACTCCTGATGACCTCGATGTTCGAGCCAACATCATGTGGACGGCGACCCAGGCACTCAACGGTTTGATTGGTGTCGGTGTCCCACAAGACTGGACCACCCACATGATCGGCCATGAGCTAACCGGCAACTACGGTATCGATCACGCACGCACCCTCAGTATTGTTCTGCCTGCGGTAATGAAAGAGCGCCGAGCTGACAAGGAAGGGAAGTTGCTGCAGTATGCAGAGCGCGTATTTGGTATCAATGAAGGTTCAAGTGACGAACGTATCGACCAAGCAATTGCAAAGACCATTGCTTTCTTCAAGCAGATGGAAGTACCGACAAGCTTGAGCGATGTTAAGCTCGGCACTGCCGATATCGATACCCTGGTCGCCAGCCTTGAAAAACATGGCATGAAAGCGCTGGGCGAGCGTGGCAATATTACCATCAAAGACAGCCGCGCCATTCTGGAAGCGGCCTTGTAAGTCATTGCTTAATAAAAAGGGGAGGCAACACGCCTCCCTTACTGTTATTAGTCGCCTAGAGTCGCGACCATGATAGTTATTATCGACGGATAACCATACGGTTTTCGCCTTTCACTGGCTCTTGAAATTGCGCGGATGCCAGCAAGGATGGGGAGGAGTCCTGCCCCACCATCTCGTCATTGGCAGCAAGGATAATGCTTCCACCTTTGATCAAGTCGATAATTTCACGGTTCTTCTCTGGCGGTAAGGCCGGGCACCCCCAGCTCCAACCGATGAAGTTATTGGTTTCGAGAAAATCCGGGGAAGCATATTTTGCACCGTGGATCACGATATGGCGGCGGCGGGCATTGTCATTGACGCCAACAGACAACCCATCAAGGCGAAGTGAATAGCCATATTTTCCATAATACGTCTCGGCCGTTTTGAACACACCAACAGAGGTCTGCTTGGAATTGAGCGTATTCGAAAAGCGTCTAGCATAGGCACCTCCGCTTTCAATACCATGGGTGGTATAGGTATGGTATTTCAGCTTCTTGTTTGCCAAATCAACGACATAAAAACGCTTTTCGTTAGAAGGACGCCGATAGTCAATAATCACCAGGTTAGGGTTTGCCCCTGTTCCTTTGGTCATATATGCTTCGATACCCTCTTTCAGCAACGCATAGTCCATCACCCCATCTAAAGATGCTGTTAAGTACACCTCACTGGTAAGGTCATCAATGTGATCTTCGAGGCTTCCAGCCTGGGCAATAGAAGAAAAAAACAAAATTAGAAGTATTTTTTTGATCATAAGCATTAGCAAAACATGATTTTTTTACGACGGACTCACTTTGCTAATTTTAACAGATTAATCGACAAGAGCTTTTACATCTCATCATTTCAGACAGAATTTCATAGAAAATTACAAATATCAGCTTAAGAAAAGACCAAATCCCGAACAGTCAAATCACCTACACTTAACCATATATTTCGACGCATATTCTTCGGGGTTGTCATATGAAGCACATATCGAAGTGGATTGTGTTGCCGTTTTTCCTGCTCTTTTCGTGTTATAGCAAAGCAGAAGCCGTTGATCTGTCGAAACTTTATGAAGTACATAGAGATTTTGACTACAGCGATCTCGTCATTGAAGTGCAGGGATTCAAGGTACCGACCCTGGCAGCCTTTCGAGGCTGGGTATTGATGAACAAGAAGCAAGCCGATATTCAGGAGGGATACCAGTATTTTCTCGACAGGGGAGTCAAAGAGGGTATTCCTCTCCACCTAGTATTACTACAAGGCACCGATTGGCGTTTGAGCAACACCACCGTTTTCAATTTGCCAGACAAAAAAAACTGGGACAACATGGTTCGTACCCTGCTGTTTATCCAACAGCATGTCATGCCAAAAACCGGCTTGCTTATCCCTGTCTCCGGTGACCGGAGTAAAGAATACAACCAACACGCCGGAGGGGCACCAAGAAGTTCCCACCTCGATTTCTGTGCACTTGATTTGGTCCCTACGCGAAATATATCTCGGGCTGAATTGCATAACATTCTCAACAGCATTTACAACTCTGTTGGACAGAAAAACAACATGGGGCTCGGCCTCTACAGCGGCGTTCGCTTCCATATCGATACCTGCGGTTATAGAAGCTGGTAACTGCCACTGGTAACAATCCTCTCAAAAAGGGGGATTTATCCTACTTCCTTTCCTTGATCGGAGTGATAGAATGCGCGGGTGAAAATAGACCAACATACATATTTATCCGTTCTGATTCACATGCTAGAGCACAGCCCTCATCCAGCAGGATTAAAGTCTAAAGATGGCATTTTCGCCTTTGCCAACAAAGCCTACCGTGACTTAGTCAATGCACCTTGTGATATTGAGGGCCTCACAGATAGTGATCTACCATGTGACACAGCCCAATTTGCATCTTGTTTTGTACAGCAAGATAGGCAAGCAATATCGGAAAACAAGACAATCGTAACTATAGATGTGCATAAATACGCACATGGATTTGATGCTTACACTTTCGAAAAACGTCCTGTCATCATCAATGGTGAACCGTGGGGTATCCAATTTAGCGCGACCAACTTAAGGGAACTGGTCAACTTGGCTTCATTTGCCGAAATTATGGCACTTGGCAGCACCAATAATTCATTTAGCACCATCAAACCGGAATGCATGAGGCTCACGCCTTCTCAGGAAATTGTGCTGTTCTGGCTATTACGCGGCCGCCAGACCAAGCAGATTGCCCAGTTGATCCACAGAACCCCCAAGGCAGTCGAAAAGCAAATTGCTAATTTAATTAGTCGCTTCTCCGATGTCGGTGTGAGCAACCGCGCTTCTCTGATCGAATATGCCCGCTGCAACGGTTGGCTATCTGTCATCCCTGAGCAGCTATTTAAAACCCCGGCCTCCATCGTTGTGCAATGAATCCTGTGCGAAAGCCTGGCGGATAAACCCCTGCAGTGCCGTCAGCCTTGCGGTATTACGCAACGACGGCCGGTACATCATATAAAGTTCAACCTCAGGCAGTGTATAGTCCTGCAAAATGGGCATTAAAGCGCCTTCGGACAGGGCATCGCTAACCTGAAACATGGGCTGTAGCGTAATACCGGCCCCTTCCAAGGCCGCTGCCATCATGGCCTGCCCGCTATTCATGGTAAATTGCGAGCTCACCTTTGGGGTGCTGACTTTTTGGCCATCATAGAACCGCCATTTATGCGGTGCCTGCGGCAGGTTACTCAGCAAACATTGATGCCGCTCCAGCTCGTCGGGGTGGGTCGGCGTACCAAATCGCTGCAAATAGGCAGGAGAAGCACAGGCAATCATCTTATAGCTGCGCAGCTTCGTCGCCACCAGGTATTCGTACCCGACCAACTGCTCGCGAAAGATAATATCGTAGCCCTCTTTCTTCATATCGGGCGGGCTATTATCCAAGGTAAGATCGATATCGAGCTGAGGGTACTGCTGTTGAAACTGTGCCAGCATGGGTGCCAAAGCCTTAATGCCAAAATTCACCCCGGCAGCAATCTTCAGGCTGCCACTGGGCTCGCTCATATTACGGTAAATGTCCTCCTGAGCAGCTTTCAGCTCCCCGAGGACGACCAGACAGCGCCGGTAATACTGGTCACCTACCGCAGTCAGGCTCTGAAAACGGGTAGACTTGGCCAACAGCTTCGCACCGATTGACGCCTCCAACCCTCTCACGTGCTTACCCACCATCTGGGCACTGATCCCTCGCTCTTCAGCAACCGCCGCAAATGAGCCCAGCTCCACAGCCCGCACAAAAATTTCAATACTGGTTAAGCGGTCCAACAGCATACTCCATGATTAGCAATCATTAGATTCTATTTTAACCATAATTAGAAACCAAGAGTTTCGATTGTATTCCTTCTAAGTAGGTTTATCACCAGCAGCATTAGCCATAACATGCACCCTCGCGTCCTAGTATCAAGAGTAAAAACAGTGTCGTTTGCCGTTCCCCATGAAATCGCTTTTGGTGATCTCTACCTTCCCCCGCTGCTGGTTGCAGCCCTGATCGGGTTGATTTGTACTTCCCTTACCGTTCGTTTGCTAAACCGGCTGCGCTGGTTTCGCCACGTTGCCAGCCCCCCCTTGGTCGAGCTTTCACTAACCATCATATATACCGTCGTTGTCGGCACCTTTGTTTTTCCTTCTTAATCGAATACGGAGCCTATTTTGATCAAACGTTTCAGCGTCACCCTTTGCTTACTCCTATTGGCTATCGCCGCGATAGGCTGGAAATACCAACAGTATCTACAAAATCCCTGGACCCGAGATGGCCAAATTCGCGCTCAGGTGATCCAGATTACCCCTCGAGTAACAGGGCCTATCATTGCATTGCCTATTCGTGATAACAGTGAAGTCAAAGCCGGCGACGTGTTGTTTGAAATAGACCCCCGTACCTACCAAGCAGCCCTGGCCAAGACAGAAGCAAGCTTGGTTCAAGCGCAAGCCCTGCTCAAAAAAGCGCAAGATGAAGCAAAGCGCGGGCGTTCCCTGTCACGCCGCCAGCCAGGCTCAATTTCACAATTGTCACTCAATCAGCTCAACAATGCGGTTGAGTCTGCGCAAGCGGGTGTCATGGTCGCCCGAGCCGCTTGTGATGAAGCCAAGCTAAACCTCAGCTTCACCAAGGTCACCGCCCCGGTGGATGGCTTTATCACCAACCTGACCCTGAGAATGGGAAGCCAAGTGGTCGCGAATCAACCGGTTGTCGCCCTGGTTGATAAAAACAGCTTCTGGGTTGAAGGGTTCTTCAAGGAAACAGACATTCAGGATGCCACCATCGGTGAACACGCTGTCGTCACCCTGATGGCCTATCATGACCAGCCACTCAGTGGCCGGGTTGAAAGTATCGGATACGGCATTGCCCACCAAGATGGCAGTACAGGGGTTTCGCTTCTGCCCAACGTCAACCCCAACTTCCAGTGGATCCGCCTGGCCCAACGAATACCGGTCCGGATTGCACTCGATAACTTGCCTGCCTCTCTCCAGCTCCGCGCCGGGACGACGGCATCGATAATGATCAACAAATCCCAGCCAAACGCTGCCCTGTAAGGATCTTCTATGCTCAATCAGCGCTGTATCTTGCCACTGAAGGTGGCCTTAGCCCTGACCCTGGCCATTGTCAGTGCGCTATGGCTGGGCTGGGAACGTCCGTATTGGGCTGGCTTTGCCGTGGTTGTCATGGCTGCAACCGAAACGTCGGGACATTCGCTGAAAAAAGGCCGTCATCGACTTGTCGGCACCTTGCTAGGCGTATTAGCGGCTTTCCTGCTGGTTGGGCTTTTTGCCCAACAGCCATTGCCGTTCCTTGCTTGCTACAGCCTTTTTGCTGCACTTTGCGTCTATCTGCAGGGCAATCCACGCAATGGCTATATGTGGACTATCTGCCTGATGGTCTGCTCGTTGGTGGTCGTCATGGGCAAACTGCTACCGGAGCAGACCTTCTCAGTGGCCGTTTTACGGCTCCAGGAGACCGTGCTGGGAATTGTCTGCTTTACGCTGGTATTTAGCTTGTTATGGCCAACATCCAGCCATCGTACCGTCATTGCCACCCTAAAGCTGTACTTTGATAATCAGTCAAAGCAGCTACAGATTGCCATGGCTGAACTCAATGACCACAACACCTTCACCAAAGCGCTCACCTTAAGTGATAGCTTGAAGCAGTTAACCCGGTTGGAAGATCTCATCTACGCGGCCAGCGCAGACAGTTACCATATCGCCCATGACTACCCAAAGTGGCAAACATTGCTCAGCCAACTCAACCGGTGGGCACTGCTGTGCGGCCATCTGGCAGAAGCCAGCGCCCTAACCAGTGAAAAAATGGCACCAGAGCAATGTGCAGTTATTGCCTCCTTGCTGGAGCGGCTCAGCAGCCGGGCGCAAGATGCCCTAGCATTGCTTGAGGGGAGAGCCGTCATCGACGGTCGAAGCCGCCTACCGCAAAACGTTGCCCTACTCCCATCAAAGCCATTAGATAACGAAAAAGCTGGCAGTATTGATGACCACCATGGCGCAACGATGATGTTAGGCTCACTGCTGACTAAGATTGATCAGCTGCAATATGACCTCGTGGCGACCCTGTCTGAGCTGACTGCTCAAAGTCATCAAGGTAACGCCAAATACAATCAACCCCACCAAGCGGTCTCAGCGCCAGGTTCATTCACCGCAAGATGGGCATTTCGCCCGGATAGCGCTGTAGCGGCGTTGAAAGCCTGCCTGGTGATCTGGGTATGTATCGCATTATGGCTTTATGTCCCCATGCCTGGTGGTGCAATGATCGTACTGCTCGGGGCCATTTTCAGCTGCGTCGTCTTGTCACTGCCATTTGCCAGCGTAAAAGCATTGTCATTTTCCATGTTCGGTTGGTCACTGTTCGTCCTGGCTCAGTATGTTTTGCTGATGCCGATGCTGACCGAGATCTGGCAACTGTCGGCGTTTTATTTTATCAATGCGTTTGGGATCTGGTATGTGTTCTGCCGGCCCCAGCAGGCACTGCAAAGAATGCTGGGTACCCAACTATTGATAATGATGACAAGTGGTGCGATGCAGCTGACGCCGGTCTACGATATTCAGTCCGCCTTGCTGCAGCTTATGCTGATCGGTATCGTCATGCTGATCATCTTCTGGGTGAACCACACTGTCTTTTCGGGTACGCCGGAATCTGTATTCTTGCGTGAATTGGGGCGTTTGCGGACCGGGCTCAAACTCGACCTGCAGCAATTTACCAAGCCGAAGCACCAGCAAGCTGGCCATAGCATCGTCTTGAAAAGACAAGATCCGCTGCGCTCTGTCGCTATGGCAGAAACCGCAATCAGCAGGATTAACTGGCAGGCTTACCCTGAGCTGGAACCGGCAAAAGTCGGCACAGTGATCACCGGTGCGTACAAGGCCTGCCTGCTCTATCGTGCTTTCGAAGATAACTACCGCCATTGGCAAACTGCATCGCAACACCGAGCCATTGAGGCACTGATAGCGAAAATCACTCAATCGCTAGTCGCAATTCTGGAGGAATCTACTGTGAATCCGACGCTTACTGAGCACCAGTATCAACTTGATAGGTTACTGTTCGAGCTGCAACGCTACCTGATCGGACTAGACCGGGAGTCAATATTGCAGTTCTCGCTGAGTGCCGATGATGTTGATGCCAGTTACCGGCTGCTAATCTCATTGCAGCTGCTGATAGATTCATTTAAGACTCTGATAATCAACGTTCAGCATAACCATATCCATCAACTGCGATTGCAACCTTTTGCCATCTAAGACTCGACAGCAAAACGCCACCGAATCGTTCAGTGGCGTTTTGCTATTGTACAGAGGAGCATCGGAACATTTACTTAATCAAACGCACCAGCAGGGTTCCGGGCTCGCGCATCGGATCGAGATTCACACTCAGCACATAACCACGGGTCGGCGCATGGTAGCGCTGTATCTCATCGCCGAAACTGTCGTACTGCACCGCTAGCAACTGGCCGATTTCAACCCGCTCACCAATCTCCACCTGCGGCAGGGCAAAGCCACCAAGTGTCGCTCTCACGGTGAAGATCTGCTTGCCTTCGTAGCACTCGTGCTGGGGCTGGCTAACCTCCCCCTCCAATACCCCTTCAGCTTTAAGGATATTGAGTACCCCATCGACAGAGCGTGCAATCATATCCGGCTGCAAGACCTTACCGGCACCAACCTCAACGGTAATCGATGGAATACCGCTGCGGTTCCAAACCGTTTCCAGCACCCCCTCATCGCCCGGATCATCGAAAATACAATCCGGATTCATCAGCCGGGCCATTTTTACGGTTTGGGGAATACGATAATCCGCAAACACATACAGCGGGTAAGCTGCACCGCGAGTCTGGGTATGCAAATCGACCGCGATATCGGCATTGTGCGCAAGCAGATCGTACCATATTGACGCAATATAACGCTGGGCGGCGTCTCCCTCCGGGTTGCCCGGGAAAATCCGGTTGAGATTGGTCGGCGAGGCGTCAGGGTCTGACATGATAAAATCTCGGGTGTGCATCAACATGCCAGACACATTGACCGTCGGCACAATCACCACCGTGCCTGCCACGGCCTGCTCGGCAAGATATTGGATCACTTTCTGAGCCGTGACCACGCCATTCAGCTCGTCACCATGCACGCCTGCCGTGATCATCACTTTTGGGGCATTGCCGCCCTGCTCGCCGCGGTAGACCACCACCGGCAAGTGCCAGCTCTGTCCGATGCCATTTTCTTGGGGACGAAACCAAAACCGGTGGCAGCCCACGGGCAGCTCATCGAC
It contains:
- a CDS encoding alcohol dehydrogenase, iron-containing (COG1979) → MDKFTYQNPTRIHFGEGQIAAIASDIPQDKKVLVIYGGGSIKKNGVYEQVEAALSEHNWGEFSGVEPNPQYDTLMKAVEKIKAEGFDFLLAVGGGSVIDGTKFIAAAAAYQGEDPWNILAQQHPVESALPLACVLTLPATGSESNMGSVVSRGKDKLAFMTPKVQPLFAVLDPTTTLSLSPRQVANGVVDAYVHVMEQYLTFPANAKVQDRFAEGLLLNLIEEGPKALATPDDLDVRANIMWTATQALNGLIGVGVPQDWTTHMIGHELTGNYGIDHARTLSIVLPAVMKERRADKEGKLLQYAERVFGINEGSSDERIDQAIAKTIAFFKQMEVPTSLSDVKLGTADIDTLVASLEKHGMKALGERGNITIKDSRAILEAAL
- a CDS encoding hypothetical protein (COG3637), which gives rise to MKKYAVASTLILATFAATPVLANTTDWFVGGGVGYQNDKIERSASMYSNKNVEDVSYQFRGGVIVNDQHRLTATYSYYESKFDGIFANDYTQNMYLASYDYLIPVHQKVNLFAGATMGYSDTKIKNSWSSNSSTDFVWGGQVGAQYKLSNNLSTDLTYRYLDQDYKEGVNKIDYTQQVVWSVDYKF
- a CDS encoding hypothetical protein (COG1289); translated protein: MLNQRCILPLKVALALTLAIVSALWLGWERPYWAGFAVVVMAATETSGHSLKKGRHRLVGTLLGVLAAFLLVGLFAQQPLPFLACYSLFAALCVYLQGNPRNGYMWTICLMVCSLVVVMGKLLPEQTFSVAVLRLQETVLGIVCFTLVFSLLWPTSSHRTVIATLKLYFDNQSKQLQIAMAELNDHNTFTKALTLSDSLKQLTRLEDLIYAASADSYHIAHDYPKWQTLLSQLNRWALLCGHLAEASALTSEKMAPEQCAVIASLLERLSSRAQDALALLEGRAVIDGRSRLPQNVALLPSKPLDNEKAGSIDDHHGATMMLGSLLTKIDQLQYDLVATLSELTAQSHQGNAKYNQPHQAVSAPGSFTARWAFRPDSAVAALKACLVIWVCIALWLYVPMPGGAMIVLLGAIFSCVVLSLPFASVKALSFSMFGWSLFVLAQYVLLMPMLTEIWQLSAFYFINAFGIWYVFCRPQQALQRMLGTQLLIMMTSGAMQLTPVYDIQSALLQLMLIGIVMLIIFWVNHTVFSGTPESVFLRELGRLRTGLKLDLQQFTKPKHQQAGHSIVLKRQDPLRSVAMAETAISRINWQAYPELEPAKVGTVITGAYKACLLYRAFEDNYRHWQTASQHRAIEALIAKITQSLVAILEESTVNPTLTEHQYQLDRLLFELQRYLIGLDRESILQFSLSADDVDASYRLLISLQLLIDSFKTLIINVQHNHIHQLRLQPFAI
- a CDS encoding hypothetical protein (COG3067) yields the protein MHPRVLVSRVKTVSFAVPHEIAFGDLYLPPLLVAALIGLICTSLTVRLLNRLRWFRHVASPPLVELSLTIIYTVVVGTFVFPS
- a CDS encoding hypothetical protein (COG1566) produces the protein MIKRFSVTLCLLLLAIAAIGWKYQQYLQNPWTRDGQIRAQVIQITPRVTGPIIALPIRDNSEVKAGDVLFEIDPRTYQAALAKTEASLVQAQALLKKAQDEAKRGRSLSRRQPGSISQLSLNQLNNAVESAQAGVMVARAACDEAKLNLSFTKVTAPVDGFITNLTLRMGSQVVANQPVVALVDKNSFWVEGFFKETDIQDATIGEHAVVTLMAYHDQPLSGRVESIGYGIAHQDGSTGVSLLPNVNPNFQWIRLAQRIPVRIALDNLPASLQLRAGTTASIMINKSQPNAAL
- a CDS encoding putative AraC-family trancriptional regulatory protein (COG2207) encodes the protein MDSVAGSVSKRCLERGEELCDYYGLGADSGIVELKVPGIRLFRINQYHKMTPQMYQQGVVVILQGNKIGHLNDYRFEYDTDHCLIVATPYPIACETFASPEAPLIGLDIDFDLTIIQELVDALEQHQHSEMPKAQDYGRGVAVTKITPEIRDCLCRLLGCLKDPLDARVLGQQLLREFYYQLLKSKQGYLLAQYCKQDSALSRVSRVISHVQAHYDQKLVINELADMAGMSVSAFHRAFKQVVTDPPLQYIKKIRLNKAKTLMSQDGMPANVAALKVGYESPTQFSREFKRYFGVPPSQASHIGMS
- a CDS encoding hypothetical protein (COG2197) encodes the protein MKIDQHTYLSVLIHMLEHSPHPAGLKSKDGIFAFANKAYRDLVNAPCDIEGLTDSDLPCDTAQFASCFVQQDRQAISENKTIVTIDVHKYAHGFDAYTFEKRPVIINGEPWGIQFSATNLRELVNLASFAEIMALGSTNNSFSTIKPECMRLTPSQEIVLFWLLRGRQTKQIAQLIHRTPKAVEKQIANLISRFSDVGVSNRASLIEYARCNGWLSVIPEQLFKTPASIVVQ
- a CDS encoding hypothetical protein (COG3608) — protein: MAEMKTRYTDDVLQGHQVITRLDVDELPVGCHRFWFRPQENGIGQSWHLPVVVYRGEQGGNAPKVMITAGVHGDELNGVVTAQKVIQYLAEQAVAGTVVIVPTVNVSGMLMHTRDFIMSDPDASPTNLNRIFPGNPEGDAAQRYIASIWYDLLAHNADIAVDLHTQTRGAAYPLYVFADYRIPQTVKMARLMNPDCIFDDPGDEGVLETVWNRSGIPSITVEVGAGKVLQPDMIARSVDGVLNILKAEGVLEGEVSQPQHECYEGKQIFTVRATLGGFALPQVEIGERVEIGQLLAVQYDSFGDEIQRYHAPTRGYVLSVNLDPMREPGTLLVRLIK
- a CDS encoding putative LysR family transcriptional regulator (COG0583), which translates into the protein MLLDRLTSIEIFVRAVELGSFAAVAEERGISAQMVGKHVRGLEASIGAKLLAKSTRFQSLTAVGDQYYRRCLVVLGELKAAQEDIYRNMSEPSGSLKIAAGVNFGIKALAPMLAQFQQQYPQLDIDLTLDNSPPDMKKEGYDIIFREQLVGYEYLVATKLRSYKMIACASPAYLQRFGTPTHPDELERHQCLLSNLPQAPHKWRFYDGQKVSTPKVSSQFTMNSGQAMMAAALEGAGITLQPMFQVSDALSEGALMPILQDYTLPEVELYMMYRPSLRNTARLTALQGFIRQAFAQDSLHNDGGRGFK